The following are encoded in a window of Candidatus Stygibacter australis genomic DNA:
- the surE gene encoding 5'/3'-nucleotidase SurE: MRILLTNDDGIEAAGINILGRHLEEAGHQITYCAPKTQQSAASHSITLHAPIRLYKSSENRFSVSGKPTDSVLIAYHIFGADAFDLVISGINQGQNMAEDILYSGTVAAAIEACFLGYKSIAISVTSFTDVHYDTAAAYLCRLLKAGLADEIKEKEVLNINVPNVDIEEIKGVKITHPGHRHYENFVTEIKAPQNNKLYWISGEVVWAEDDEADTAVIQENYISISPIFPDFSKNQAKKRYQNWLKTNN; this comes from the coding sequence ATGAGAATATTACTGACAAATGACGATGGGATAGAAGCAGCGGGGATAAATATTCTGGGCAGGCATCTGGAAGAGGCAGGTCATCAAATCACCTATTGCGCTCCGAAAACCCAGCAGAGTGCTGCTTCTCATTCCATCACTCTACATGCACCAATACGCTTATATAAAAGTAGTGAGAACAGGTTTTCTGTATCAGGAAAACCAACTGACAGTGTACTTATCGCTTATCATATTTTTGGTGCAGATGCTTTTGATCTGGTGATTTCCGGGATCAATCAGGGACAGAATATGGCAGAGGACATATTATATTCAGGCACAGTAGCAGCAGCGATTGAAGCCTGTTTTCTGGGATATAAATCTATAGCAATATCTGTAACCAGCTTCACAGACGTGCATTATGATACGGCAGCAGCGTATCTTTGCCGTCTATTAAAAGCGGGACTTGCTGATGAGATCAAAGAAAAAGAGGTGCTTAATATCAATGTGCCTAATGTGGATATTGAAGAGATCAAGGGCGTGAAGATAACCCATCCCGGTCACAGGCATTATGAGAACTTTGTTACTGAGATCAAGGCACCACAAAATAATAAACTTTATTGGATATCAGGAGAAGTGGTCTGGGCAGAAGATGATGAAGCAGACACAGCAGTAATCCAGGAAAATTATATCTCCATCAGTCCGATTTTTCCGGATTTCAGTAAAAATCAGGCCAAAAAGCGTTATCAGAACTGGCTTAAAACCAATAATTAG
- a CDS encoding DUF368 domain-containing protein yields MNYLIDMVKGLVIGVANIIPGISGGTFALILGIYERLISAIGNLNGEFVKELFSHRILNSLKRIDFWFLVRIFLGAIISIVLLSRVIEYFLEQQHDPTYAFFVGLIIPSIAVPWKMMQRRKMPELIWFMVGAIFLLLLSIGFGHLNDQKLEIKAQAELLTAVDLHSVWQLVFAAFSGALAISAMILPGISGSFVMLLLGQYKNMVTAINNRDLIFIAALGIGMVIGIIMFTRLLNMLLKKFHSQTIAFLIGLMIASLYTLWPFKKVIEQGGELYHTSVNILPQSGANLWISLLSFAVGFFIVWIFLKQERRLIVRSET; encoded by the coding sequence GTGAATTATTTGATAGATATGGTGAAGGGTTTAGTAATTGGGGTGGCAAATATTATACCGGGAATCAGTGGCGGAACTTTTGCCTTGATCCTGGGGATTTATGAGCGATTGATAAGTGCAATCGGCAATTTAAATGGTGAATTTGTCAAAGAGCTGTTTTCCCACAGGATATTAAATTCGCTCAAGCGCATAGATTTCTGGTTTCTGGTGCGGATATTCCTGGGAGCTATAATATCAATTGTTCTGCTTTCCAGGGTAATAGAATATTTTCTAGAGCAGCAGCATGATCCCACTTATGCTTTTTTTGTGGGTTTGATAATACCTTCGATTGCCGTACCCTGGAAAATGATGCAACGGAGAAAAATGCCGGAACTAATCTGGTTTATGGTGGGAGCAATATTTCTACTGTTACTTTCAATCGGTTTTGGACATTTAAATGATCAGAAGCTGGAGATCAAGGCTCAGGCAGAGCTATTGACAGCAGTAGACCTTCACAGTGTGTGGCAACTTGTATTTGCTGCGTTCAGTGGAGCTTTGGCAATCAGTGCCATGATCCTGCCGGGGATCAGCGGATCATTTGTGATGCTGCTTCTGGGGCAATATAAAAATATGGTGACTGCGATCAATAATCGTGATCTGATCTTTATTGCTGCCCTGGGGATAGGAATGGTGATCGGGATCATCATGTTTACCAGATTATTGAATATGCTGCTGAAGAAATTTCATTCGCAGACCATAGCCTTTTTAATCGGACTGATGATCGCCAGTTTATATACATTGTGGCCCTTTAAGAAAGTGATAGAACAGGGCGGAGAATTATATCACACCTCGGTGAATATATTACCTCAGTCGGGAGCAAATCTGTGGATATCGCTGTTATCATTTGCAGTAGGATTTTTTATTGTATGGATATTCCTGAAACAGGAAAGAAGGTTAATAGTGAGAAGTGAGACGTAG